The DNA segment TTACCAGCTGGCTTTTTTAACACCAGGAATTTGTCCTTTGTACGCCAATTCACGGAACGCAATACGGCTGATACCGAATTTGCGCATATAGCCGTGAGGACGACCAGTTAAGTTGCAACGGTTGTGTAAGCGTGTTGGGGATGCGTTTGCTGGTAATTTGGACAAGCCTTCATAATCACCTGCTGCTTTTAACGCTGCACGTTTAGCTGCATATTTTTCAACGATTTTAGCGCGTTTCTTTTCGCGTTCAATCATAGATTTTTTAGCCATCTATATGTTCCTCCTATTATTTTTCGAAAGGCATACCGAATTGAGTCAACAATTCACGAGCTTCTTCATCTGTTTTAGCAGTTGTTACTACGATGATATCCATACCAGTAACACGTTCTACTTGATCATATTCGATCTCAGGGAAGATGAGCTGTTCTTTAAGACCCAAAGCGTAGTTACCACGGCCATCAAATGCTGTTGCGCTGATACCGCGGAAGTCACGTACACGAGGTAATGCCGCATTGATCAATTTGTCGAGGAATTCATACATGCGTTCGCCACGAAGAGTAACTTTTGTACCCAACGCCATGCCTTCACGAACTTTGAAGTTCGCAATGGATTTTTTAGCTTTTGTGATTACAGGTTTTTGACCAGAAATGATAGTCAAATCATTAACTGCTGCTTCCAATGCTT comes from the Veillonella dispar genome and includes:
- the rplE gene encoding 50S ribosomal protein L5, translated to MSRLFEQYNSEIKKSLQEKFQYGNVMEIPKLEKIVINIGVGDAVGNAKALEAAVNDLTIISGQKPVITKAKKSIANFKVREGMALGTKVTLRGERMYEFLDKLINAALPRVRDFRGISATAFDGRGNYALGLKEQLIFPEIEYDQVERVTGMDIIVVTTAKTDEEARELLTQFGMPFEK
- the rpsN gene encoding 30S ribosomal protein S14, which gives rise to MAKKSMIEREKKRAKIVEKYAAKRAALKAAGDYEGLSKLPANASPTRLHNRCNLTGRPHGYMRKFGISRIAFRELAYKGQIPGVKKASW